The Limnochorda sp. LNt genome includes a region encoding these proteins:
- a CDS encoding penicillin acylase family protein, translated as MRALIWLLAGVAAWVGPAAATAATVADVVDPVEPTEAVQVWSGLRAPVRVVEDRFGIPHVYATDEWDLFFTVGYLHARDRLFQMDVSRRRAEGTLAELVGEAALGEDVQMRTLGLSRAAAASLARLSEGARADLEAYAAGVNAFIDEAVRSGNLPEAYGALELSRVRPWRPVDSISVLKLVGFSLSFGLDAQYGAIAQAYMERLGAEEGLAAFLELWRSAPSDPAATVPDAVGYAPRVADAGLPAAGPSGEAAAAGHLLVEWWRSLAELPAAEGARQLPLGALGSNWFVIGPSLAEGGYPILANDPHLPITDPPVWYPQHLVARGPQESEPSIDVLGVALPGVPWVILGHTRFVAWGATTHPADQTDTFVEQLVERDGRLYTQYEGRLEAVEVLPQRFLVNRPDNGRMDDLVAAPADRVPQAVLVVPRHGPIVRMDESTGQALTVQWTGAYATHDGESFHRWNRARGLHDFVDGLRYMDAASQNWAYADVEGNIAYFAGAELPLRRDLDRGFVDGGLAWAPFLLRDGTGTLQHDWIPWPSDEPLPEGQGLPFEVLPPSEMPHVVNPVSGFIVSANNDPIGVTLDGDPFDDRRSNGGIYYLAPSYGIGFRAGRITELIRDRARRAGRLSVTDAMAIQSDVVQLSARRLVPWILAAWERAQRADAPEPLARLVTPEMREAMGYLASWDFSTPTGLPDGWDASDTVAPGEHLVAREPDQAEVQASVAATLFNVMVGRLIQHTVDAAIARLGPDLPRPDGSTALRVVLHHLEHFDRTGGVGAAGLALFDAPGLELSPADERDLILLVSLEDALRLLRGPLASAFGGVRTLRDLRWGMLHRLVRLDLIGRPVAEQASAEATTGVRPPGTPVDGGFEVVDASGYDPRASSAAGFRFTTGPSVRLIVQMRPGAVTTYLAWPDGPVPPAVPPDPSAPAASPAVPGVMGAWLANEYVEVPWQEEVQAAAVRWITALPEPIP; from the coding sequence ATGCGGGCGTTGATCTGGCTGCTGGCCGGGGTCGCTGCATGGGTGGGTCCGGCGGCGGCCACGGCAGCGACGGTGGCGGACGTGGTCGACCCGGTGGAGCCGACCGAGGCCGTCCAGGTCTGGTCGGGCCTGCGAGCGCCCGTGCGGGTCGTCGAGGATCGCTTCGGCATCCCCCACGTCTACGCCACCGACGAGTGGGATCTCTTCTTCACCGTCGGCTACCTGCACGCCCGGGACCGCCTCTTCCAGATGGACGTCAGCCGCCGCCGGGCGGAGGGGACCCTGGCCGAGCTGGTGGGCGAGGCCGCCCTGGGGGAGGATGTGCAGATGCGGACCCTGGGGCTCTCGAGGGCCGCGGCCGCGTCGCTGGCTCGCCTCTCGGAGGGGGCTCGGGCCGATCTGGAGGCGTACGCCGCCGGCGTCAACGCCTTCATCGACGAGGCCGTCCGCAGCGGCAACCTGCCGGAGGCGTACGGAGCGCTCGAGCTGAGCCGGGTGCGGCCCTGGCGCCCGGTCGACTCCATCTCGGTCCTCAAGCTGGTCGGGTTCAGCCTCTCCTTCGGCCTCGACGCTCAGTACGGGGCCATCGCCCAGGCCTACATGGAGAGGCTCGGGGCCGAGGAGGGCCTGGCCGCCTTCCTGGAGCTGTGGCGGTCGGCGCCTTCGGACCCGGCCGCCACCGTGCCCGACGCCGTGGGCTACGCGCCCCGGGTCGCTGACGCGGGGCTGCCGGCTGCGGGACCATCGGGCGAGGCGGCCGCCGCCGGCCACCTCCTGGTGGAGTGGTGGCGCAGCCTGGCCGAGTTGCCAGCGGCCGAGGGGGCCCGCCAGCTCCCGCTGGGGGCGCTCGGCAGCAACTGGTTCGTCATCGGCCCCTCGCTGGCCGAGGGAGGCTATCCCATCCTGGCCAACGACCCCCACCTGCCCATCACCGACCCGCCCGTCTGGTACCCGCAGCACCTGGTGGCGAGGGGCCCCCAGGAGAGCGAACCATCCATCGACGTGCTGGGCGTGGCGCTGCCCGGGGTCCCATGGGTCATCCTCGGGCACACCCGCTTCGTGGCCTGGGGCGCCACCACCCATCCCGCCGATCAGACGGACACGTTCGTCGAGCAGCTCGTCGAGCGGGACGGCCGCCTCTACACCCAGTACGAGGGGCGTCTCGAGGCCGTCGAGGTGCTGCCCCAGCGCTTCCTGGTCAACCGGCCCGACAACGGGCGGATGGACGACCTGGTGGCGGCGCCCGCCGACCGTGTGCCACAGGCCGTGCTGGTGGTGCCCCGGCACGGCCCCATCGTGCGGATGGACGAGTCTACCGGCCAGGCCCTGACCGTCCAGTGGACGGGCGCCTACGCCACCCACGACGGCGAGAGCTTCCACCGGTGGAACCGGGCCCGCGGCCTGCACGACTTCGTCGACGGGCTGCGTTACATGGACGCCGCCTCGCAGAACTGGGCCTACGCCGACGTCGAGGGCAACATCGCCTACTTCGCCGGTGCCGAGCTGCCCCTCCGCCGGGATCTGGACCGGGGCTTCGTCGACGGCGGGCTCGCGTGGGCCCCCTTCCTGCTCCGAGACGGCACGGGGACCTTGCAGCACGACTGGATCCCGTGGCCGTCCGACGAGCCGCTTCCCGAGGGGCAGGGGCTTCCCTTCGAGGTGCTGCCGCCCTCGGAGATGCCGCACGTCGTCAACCCGGTCAGTGGCTTCATCGTCTCGGCCAACAACGATCCCATCGGTGTGACGCTGGACGGGGACCCCTTCGACGACCGGCGCAGCAACGGCGGGATCTACTACCTCGCCCCGTCGTACGGCATCGGCTTTCGGGCGGGCCGCATCACCGAGCTGATCCGGGACCGGGCGCGGCGCGCCGGGCGGCTGTCGGTGACCGATGCGATGGCCATCCAGAGCGACGTCGTGCAGCTGTCGGCCAGGCGGCTCGTCCCGTGGATACTGGCGGCGTGGGAGCGAGCCCAACGAGCCGACGCGCCCGAGCCGCTGGCACGGCTGGTCACCCCCGAGATGCGGGAGGCGATGGGCTACCTGGCGAGCTGGGACTTCTCGACCCCGACGGGCCTGCCGGACGGGTGGGATGCCTCCGACACCGTGGCGCCCGGCGAGCACCTGGTCGCCCGGGAGCCCGACCAGGCGGAGGTGCAGGCCAGCGTCGCCGCCACCCTCTTCAACGTCATGGTGGGACGCCTCATCCAGCACACGGTCGATGCGGCCATCGCACGGCTCGGCCCCGACCTCCCGCGGCCCGACGGCTCCACGGCACTGCGGGTCGTCCTCCACCACCTGGAGCACTTCGACCGGACCGGCGGTGTGGGGGCGGCGGGACTCGCCCTCTTCGATGCGCCGGGCTTGGAGCTGTCGCCCGCTGACGAACGGGACCTGATCCTGCTCGTCAGCCTCGAGGACGCGTTGCGGCTCCTGCGAGGGCCGCTGGCGAGCGCGTTCGGCGGGGTGCGGACACTGCGGGATCTGCGCTGGGGCATGCTGCACCGCCTGGTGCGCCTGGACCTCATCGGCCGTCCCGTGGCGGAGCAGGCGTCGGCGGAGGCCACCACCGGCGTCCGGCCCCCGGGCACGCCGGTCGACGGCGGCTTCGAGGTGGTGGACGCCTCCGGCTACGACCCCCGCGCGTCATCGGCGGCGGGCTTCCGCTTCACGACCGGGCCGTCGGTGCGCCTGATCGTGCAGATGCGCCCCGGCGCCGTCACCACGTATCTGGCCTGGCCCGATGGTCCCGTCCCGCCGGCCGTGCCGCCGGACCCGTCGGCGCCGGCGGCTTCGCCCGCCGTGCCCGGCGTGATGGGGGCCTGGCTGGCCAACGAGTACGTGGAGGTGCCCTGGCAGGAGGAGGTCCAGGCGGCAGCGGTGCGCTGGATCACGGCGTTGCCGGAGCCCATCCCCTGA
- a CDS encoding S41 family peptidase, with translation MRAVAGVALAVAMLALNGRVLAAPAPPPPPPPADVVRAAWQAVRDHYFDPGFGGAAWDEALLERYLARAAAPDADGYRLAAEMVASLGDPLTVVVEPSARATQVPSSPRVQVVGIGVRLSTGPEEYPLVRQVLPGGPASRGGVWAGALVVAVDGRPTQGRPLDEVAAEIRGAAGTRVRLQLERADGSRVSVELTRQAVAWEPRAVSRVLDGNVGYLHLPHFHPGMETAALAELRKLYRTRALILDLRDSSGAGAYATLSHIAGLLTDQPLGLWVTRQGLVGLPSQRATASANPLVPAPTSADRYEQPVAILIDEVSAFGLMAFGLRQSGRAVLVGRPTRPGAGELAATLELPGGGLVQVTTGRFYSARGDPLVGPVVPDVTVPLDRHYLRAWEAGQDPDVAQAIALLRRRGAL, from the coding sequence GTGAGAGCCGTCGCGGGGGTCGCCCTGGCTGTCGCCATGCTCGCGTTGAATGGGAGGGTCCTCGCCGCACCGGCGCCGCCACCCCCTCCGCCACCGGCCGACGTGGTGCGGGCCGCCTGGCAGGCGGTGCGGGACCACTACTTCGACCCCGGGTTCGGCGGCGCCGCCTGGGACGAGGCGCTGCTGGAGCGGTACCTGGCCAGGGCCGCCGCACCCGACGCCGACGGGTATCGCCTGGCGGCCGAGATGGTGGCGTCCCTGGGCGATCCCCTCACCGTCGTGGTCGAACCTTCCGCCCGGGCTACCCAGGTGCCGTCCTCGCCTCGCGTCCAGGTGGTGGGCATCGGGGTGCGCCTCTCCACCGGCCCCGAGGAGTATCCCCTGGTGCGGCAGGTGCTGCCCGGAGGGCCGGCCTCCCGGGGTGGGGTCTGGGCCGGGGCGTTGGTGGTGGCCGTCGACGGGCGACCCACCCAGGGGCGACCCCTCGATGAGGTGGCGGCCGAGATCCGGGGTGCCGCCGGCACGCGGGTGCGCCTCCAGCTGGAACGCGCCGACGGCTCGCGCGTGTCGGTGGAGCTGACGCGCCAGGCGGTCGCGTGGGAGCCCCGGGCGGTGTCACGGGTCCTGGACGGCAACGTGGGATACCTCCACCTCCCGCACTTCCACCCCGGCATGGAGACGGCGGCCCTGGCCGAGCTGCGCAAGCTCTACCGCACCCGGGCCCTGATCCTCGACCTCCGGGACAGCTCGGGCGCGGGGGCGTACGCCACCCTCTCCCACATCGCCGGCCTGCTCACCGACCAGCCCCTGGGCCTCTGGGTGACCCGACAGGGGTTGGTGGGCCTGCCATCCCAGAGGGCAACGGCGTCGGCCAACCCTCTGGTGCCCGCGCCGACGTCGGCGGACCGGTACGAGCAGCCGGTGGCCATCCTCATCGACGAGGTGAGTGCCTTCGGGCTGATGGCCTTCGGGCTCCGGCAGAGCGGCCGGGCCGTCCTGGTGGGGCGCCCGACGCGCCCGGGTGCGGGCGAGCTGGCTGCCACCCTGGAGTTGCCGGGCGGGGGTCTGGTGCAGGTGACGACCGGGCGCTTCTACTCGGCCCGGGGAGACCCCCTGGTAGGCCCCGTGGTGCCCGACGTGACGGTGCCGCTCGACCGCCATTACCTGCGCGCGTGGGAGGCGGGCCAGGACCCCGACGTCGCACAGGCCATCGCTCTACTGCGCCGACGCGGCGCGCTCTGA
- a CDS encoding PaaI family thioesterase, which translates to MADRQPGFSRRLGIERIRAEDGHSELRLAIGPDHLNDLGIVHGGVLMALADEAIGMAAFTAVPPGTVVVTAELHVHFLMPARQGALVARGRIWRAGRRLVTGEAVIELHDAHRPPEVVARATGTWATVTPAVPLPSSE; encoded by the coding sequence ATGGCCGACCGGCAGCCGGGCTTCTCCAGACGACTGGGTATCGAGCGGATCCGGGCAGAGGACGGGCACTCCGAGCTGCGGCTCGCCATCGGCCCCGACCATCTCAACGACCTCGGCATCGTCCATGGCGGCGTGCTGATGGCCCTGGCCGACGAGGCCATCGGCATGGCGGCCTTCACGGCGGTGCCGCCCGGCACGGTCGTGGTCACCGCCGAGCTGCACGTGCACTTCCTGATGCCGGCTCGCCAGGGGGCCCTGGTGGCGCGCGGGCGGATCTGGAGGGCAGGGCGCCGCCTCGTGACGGGCGAGGCGGTTATCGAGCTACACGACGCTCACCGGCCTCCCGAGGTGGTCGCACGCGCCACCGGCACGTGGGCCACCGTCACGCCGGCCGTCCCGTTGCCGTCGAGCGAGTAG
- a CDS encoding MBL fold metallo-hydrolase, whose product MAGVASRRAFPVADGIVGLDLMFQGKPGGIGAFALVGPGGRFVLVESGPESTYEGLLAALSEAGLEPARLEAVLLTHIHLDHAGAAGRLARQTGCAVYVHPVGLPHLADPSRLWASASRVFGDAMERLWKAITPVPQDRLRPLEDGVRLAFVGRDVEAYHTPGHASHHVVFRVDGSLLFAGDLAGVRLPQLPYVRVPAMPPELEVETWIASLRRARELRPRQLVLTHFGSVTEGVEEHLAAVERQLRRWSETVLDGMRDGLDDAGLLRRLQALEAREMGGGPAADEARATLELVTPLGQVLQGYRRYWTRHHPERLTTSSPRP is encoded by the coding sequence ATGGCCGGAGTGGCGTCGCGACGGGCCTTTCCCGTCGCCGACGGGATCGTGGGGCTCGACCTGATGTTTCAGGGGAAGCCGGGGGGCATCGGCGCCTTCGCCCTGGTGGGGCCGGGCGGCCGTTTCGTCCTGGTCGAGTCAGGCCCGGAGAGCACCTACGAGGGGCTGCTGGCCGCCCTGAGCGAGGCAGGGCTGGAGCCGGCCCGCCTGGAGGCCGTCCTGCTGACCCACATCCACCTCGATCACGCCGGCGCGGCGGGTCGCCTGGCTCGACAGACGGGGTGCGCGGTCTACGTGCACCCGGTGGGCCTGCCTCACCTGGCCGACCCCTCGCGGCTGTGGGCCAGCGCCAGCCGGGTCTTCGGCGACGCCATGGAGCGTCTCTGGAAGGCCATCACGCCCGTCCCCCAGGACCGCCTCCGGCCGCTGGAGGACGGCGTGCGCCTCGCCTTCGTCGGGCGCGACGTGGAGGCCTACCACACCCCCGGTCACGCCTCCCATCATGTCGTCTTCCGGGTCGACGGGAGCCTCCTCTTCGCCGGCGACCTGGCAGGGGTACGCCTCCCGCAGCTGCCCTACGTGCGCGTCCCCGCGATGCCGCCCGAGCTGGAGGTCGAGACCTGGATCGCGAGCCTGCGGCGTGCCCGCGAGCTCCGCCCCCGGCAGCTGGTGCTGACGCACTTCGGCTCCGTGACGGAGGGCGTCGAGGAGCACCTTGCGGCCGTGGAGCGGCAACTGCGCCGGTGGAGCGAGACCGTGCTCGACGGGATGCGCGACGGCCTCGACGACGCGGGGCTCTTGCGGCGACTCCAGGCCCTGGAGGCCAGGGAGATGGGCGGCGGACCGGCGGCCGACGAGGCTCGGGCGACCCTGGAGCTCGTCACGCCATTGGGTCAAGTGTTGCAGGGCTACCGCCGGTACTGGACGCGACACCATCCGGAGCGACTGACGACGTCGTCCCCTCGGCCCTGA
- a CDS encoding AAA family ATPase: MTVEAPPRLRDPARPSATGSGALAWGRLWVRWRTLIVLALAAAIYARLYYVNPGGTVAWTLLVGRWTLTILLTITFAIVQFIAIFWFLGRAQIYWVQPGETGVTFDDYRGNPEVLEQARRVVTLLKGVKGFKEMGGEVSRGMLLVGPPGTGKSYLAQAIATEAGIPFGYLSAASIQNMFFGVSNLKIMNMYRKARRLAMEHGACIVFLDEFDAIGTSRTRQQAGAAVPIFGGMGLLNELLLQMDPPRLEPRWWARLLRSLGFRPRPGPQPIVFTMAATNIADVLDPALLRPGRFDRQIVVGPPDFEGRKEIVAYYLGKVAHDPSLESRLDELAADMTGYTPAKIKHVINEAVIKAHFDGRGAITYEDIVYAREVHELGLKQPLRSMLPEERRRLAYHEAGHAVAQLRLLPHERVVKTTIVRHGQALGFSATRPVVERLTQSQEEILARIQVSLASRAAEEIFLGTRLSGAVADLETATRLAAAYIGAYGMDGTLYSYPALSPGPPDEQLRHRINRLLDREKARVADLLRAQAPLVHAIARHLIERDELVGAQIVALARLFDEGRLAPDGTVLEEPSSPAAAPSADDDAEASEAETGASRGPRTVGEVAVGGRAAAMRAATSSERAASAQ, encoded by the coding sequence GTGACGGTAGAGGCTCCGCCCCGTCTCCGGGACCCTGCCCGGCCCTCAGCCACCGGGTCCGGTGCGCTGGCCTGGGGCCGGCTCTGGGTGCGGTGGCGCACCCTCATCGTGCTGGCCCTGGCCGCAGCGATCTACGCCCGGCTCTACTACGTCAACCCGGGCGGCACCGTGGCGTGGACGCTGCTGGTGGGGCGCTGGACCCTCACCATCCTCCTGACCATCACCTTCGCGATCGTGCAGTTCATCGCGATCTTCTGGTTCTTGGGGCGCGCCCAGATCTACTGGGTGCAGCCGGGTGAGACCGGCGTCACCTTCGACGACTACCGCGGCAATCCCGAGGTGCTGGAGCAGGCGCGCCGCGTGGTGACGCTGCTCAAGGGCGTCAAGGGATTCAAGGAGATGGGCGGCGAGGTCTCGCGCGGGATGTTGCTGGTAGGTCCGCCCGGCACCGGCAAGTCCTATCTCGCGCAGGCCATCGCGACCGAGGCCGGGATCCCCTTCGGCTACCTCTCGGCGGCCTCCATCCAAAACATGTTCTTCGGGGTCTCCAACCTCAAGATCATGAACATGTACCGCAAGGCCCGCCGGCTGGCCATGGAGCACGGGGCCTGCATCGTCTTCCTGGACGAGTTCGACGCCATCGGCACCTCACGCACCCGCCAGCAGGCCGGTGCGGCCGTCCCCATCTTCGGGGGCATGGGGCTGCTCAATGAGCTGCTGCTCCAGATGGACCCGCCCCGGCTCGAGCCGCGCTGGTGGGCCCGGCTCCTCAGGAGCCTGGGCTTCCGGCCACGGCCGGGCCCTCAACCCATCGTCTTCACCATGGCGGCCACCAACATCGCCGACGTGCTCGATCCGGCCCTGCTGCGGCCGGGGCGCTTCGACCGGCAGATCGTGGTGGGCCCCCCTGATTTCGAGGGCCGCAAGGAGATCGTGGCCTACTACCTCGGCAAGGTGGCCCACGACCCCTCGCTGGAGAGCCGCCTCGACGAGCTGGCCGCCGACATGACGGGCTATACGCCGGCCAAGATCAAGCACGTCATCAACGAGGCGGTCATCAAGGCCCACTTCGACGGGCGAGGCGCCATCACGTACGAGGACATCGTCTACGCGCGGGAGGTCCACGAGCTGGGCCTCAAGCAGCCGCTGCGCTCCATGCTGCCCGAGGAGCGCCGTCGCCTGGCCTATCACGAGGCGGGTCACGCCGTAGCGCAGCTGCGGCTGTTGCCCCACGAGCGAGTGGTCAAGACCACCATCGTGCGGCATGGCCAGGCGCTGGGCTTCTCGGCCACCCGACCGGTCGTGGAGCGCCTCACCCAGAGCCAGGAGGAGATCCTGGCCCGCATCCAGGTGAGCCTCGCGTCGCGGGCAGCGGAGGAGATCTTCCTGGGGACCCGGCTGTCGGGCGCCGTGGCCGATCTCGAGACCGCCACCCGGCTGGCCGCTGCCTACATCGGGGCCTACGGCATGGACGGCACGCTCTACTCCTATCCCGCCCTCAGCCCCGGTCCACCCGACGAGCAATTGCGCCATCGCATCAACCGCCTGCTGGACCGCGAGAAGGCCCGGGTGGCCGATCTCTTGCGAGCCCAGGCCCCCCTGGTACACGCCATCGCCCGTCACCTCATCGAGCGCGACGAGCTGGTCGGCGCCCAGATCGTGGCGCTGGCGCGCCTCTTCGACGAGGGCCGGCTGGCTCCGGACGGGACGGTCCTCGAGGAGCCGTCCTCGCCCGCTGCGGCCCCGTCGGCCGATGATGACGCCGAGGCGTCGGAGGCCGAGACGGGCGCATCTCGCGGGCCCCGCACCGTCGGCGAGGTGGCGGTCGGCGGGCGGGCGGCCGCGATGCGGGCCGCCACCTCGTCAGAGCGCGCCGCGTCGGCGCAGTAG
- a CDS encoding long-chain-fatty-acid--CoA ligase, whose protein sequence is MSYPEINLARWLEDTAARHPDRAATVYFGARLSYAQLRQHVRALAGALASLGVGRGDRVAIILPNVPQAVIAYYAVLWLGGVVVMTNPLYTPRELLHQLRDADLRVVVALDLLLPRLAQVASDAGIRHVIVTSVADFLPAPLRLLYPLRQAAQARRERRRRGGAHSSGPPPAVRLPEGVTRHDFRSLLHHPPADGPAPVRAREDVALLQYTGGTTGTSKGVVLTHFNLAANCTQIEAWLYKLRGQPTTVLAALPFFHVYGLTTVLNFAVMSGATMVLMPRFEAREAVKLLQRYRPQLFPGVPTMYVAINALPDVERYRLDSLEACISGAAPLPVTVQETFERLTGGRLIEGYGLTEASPVTHSNPIWGRRKAGSIGLPWPDTEARVVDPASGEPLPPGEVGELAVRGPQVMKGYWRRPEETAAVLKDGWLLTGDLARMDEDGYFYIVDRKKDLIIAGGFNIYPREVEDVLYEHPAVKEAAVVGVEDPYRGETVRAYVVLKEGQTATPDQLEAFCRERLAAYKVPRQYVFIDELPKTLVGKVLRRALRESAGSEAQASGATRSTATGRPA, encoded by the coding sequence TTGTCCTATCCCGAGATCAACCTCGCCCGGTGGCTGGAAGACACGGCAGCCCGCCACCCCGACCGGGCGGCGACCGTCTACTTCGGCGCCCGGCTCTCCTACGCCCAGCTGCGTCAGCACGTGAGAGCCCTTGCAGGTGCGCTTGCCTCCCTGGGCGTTGGACGCGGCGACCGGGTCGCCATCATCCTGCCCAACGTGCCGCAGGCCGTCATCGCCTACTACGCCGTCCTCTGGCTGGGCGGCGTGGTGGTGATGACCAACCCGCTGTACACGCCGAGAGAGCTGCTCCACCAGCTGCGGGACGCGGATCTGCGCGTGGTCGTCGCCCTCGACCTGCTCCTGCCGCGCCTGGCCCAGGTGGCGAGCGACGCGGGCATCCGCCACGTCATCGTCACCTCGGTGGCCGACTTCCTGCCCGCCCCGCTCCGGCTGCTCTACCCGCTGCGGCAGGCGGCGCAGGCCCGACGGGAGAGGCGTCGACGCGGGGGGGCCCACTCCAGCGGCCCACCCCCCGCCGTCCGGCTGCCCGAGGGGGTGACCCGGCACGACTTCCGCTCCTTGCTGCATCACCCGCCCGCCGACGGCCCTGCCCCGGTGCGGGCCCGAGAGGACGTGGCGCTGCTCCAGTACACGGGAGGCACCACCGGCACCAGCAAGGGCGTCGTGCTGACCCACTTCAACCTGGCCGCCAATTGCACCCAGATCGAGGCGTGGCTCTACAAGCTCAGGGGCCAGCCCACCACGGTGCTGGCGGCGTTGCCGTTCTTCCACGTCTACGGCCTGACGACGGTGCTCAACTTCGCGGTGATGAGCGGCGCGACCATGGTCTTGATGCCCCGCTTCGAGGCGCGCGAGGCCGTCAAGCTGCTGCAGCGCTACCGGCCCCAGCTCTTCCCGGGCGTGCCCACCATGTACGTGGCCATCAACGCCCTGCCGGACGTGGAGCGCTACCGCCTCGACTCGCTGGAGGCCTGCATCAGCGGCGCGGCCCCGTTGCCGGTGACCGTCCAGGAGACCTTCGAACGGTTGACCGGCGGCCGCCTCATCGAGGGCTACGGCCTGACCGAGGCCTCGCCCGTCACCCACTCCAACCCCATCTGGGGGCGTCGCAAAGCCGGGAGCATCGGCCTGCCCTGGCCCGACACCGAGGCCCGGGTCGTGGACCCGGCGTCCGGCGAGCCGCTGCCCCCCGGCGAGGTCGGGGAGCTGGCCGTGCGGGGTCCCCAGGTGATGAAGGGTTACTGGCGCCGCCCCGAGGAGACGGCGGCCGTGCTCAAGGACGGGTGGCTGTTGACGGGTGACCTGGCGCGGATGGACGAGGACGGCTACTTCTACATCGTCGACCGCAAGAAGGATCTGATCATCGCCGGCGGCTTCAACATCTACCCACGCGAGGTGGAGGACGTCCTCTACGAGCACCCGGCCGTCAAGGAGGCGGCCGTGGTGGGCGTGGAGGACCCGTACCGGGGCGAGACGGTGCGGGCCTACGTGGTGCTCAAGGAGGGGCAGACGGCCACCCCCGACCAGCTCGAGGCGTTTTGCCGCGAGCGCCTGGCCGCCTACAAGGTGCCGCGGCAGTATGTCTTCATCGACGAACTGCCCAAGACCCTGGTCGGCAAGGTGCTGCGCCGGGCCTTGCGGGAGTCGGCCGGCTCCGAGGCCCAGGCCTCCGGCGCTACTCGCTCGACGGCAACGGGACGGCCGGCGTGA
- a CDS encoding 2-hydroxy-3-oxopropionate reductase, giving the protein MQAGSVAIQELRPGRTTIGFIGLGIMGRPMARNLLKAGYRLRVHNRSRGPVEQLASLGAIPASSPAEAASEADVVITMLPDSPDVQRVVMGPSGVHEGLRAGGVLIDMSTISPIVTRELAAQLAERGIAMLDAPVSGGERGAQEAALSIMVGGDEAVYRACLPILEALGRNIVYMGPSGAGQVTKACNQIVVGVTIQAVSEALVLAERAGVDPARVRQALLGGFAQSRILDIHGARILQGDFQPGFKVRLHRKDLGIALATGRSLGVPLLATALVSELLGALEARGRGEWDHASLATLARELAGTPPGGPAA; this is encoded by the coding sequence GTGCAAGCAGGGTCCGTCGCCATCCAGGAGTTGCGCCCGGGCCGCACCACCATCGGCTTCATCGGCCTCGGCATCATGGGACGGCCCATGGCCCGCAACCTGCTCAAGGCGGGCTACCGCCTGCGCGTGCACAACCGTAGCCGCGGCCCGGTGGAGCAGCTGGCGTCGCTGGGGGCCATCCCCGCCTCGTCGCCGGCGGAGGCGGCCTCGGAGGCCGACGTGGTCATCACCATGCTGCCCGACTCGCCGGACGTCCAGCGTGTGGTGATGGGCCCGTCGGGCGTGCACGAGGGGTTGCGCGCCGGTGGCGTCCTCATCGACATGAGCACCATCTCGCCCATCGTCACCCGCGAGCTGGCCGCCCAGCTGGCCGAGCGGGGCATCGCGATGCTGGACGCGCCGGTCAGCGGGGGCGAGCGCGGGGCGCAGGAGGCTGCCCTCTCCATCATGGTGGGGGGCGACGAGGCGGTCTACCGGGCCTGCCTGCCCATCCTGGAGGCCCTGGGGCGCAACATCGTCTACATGGGGCCCTCCGGCGCAGGCCAGGTGACCAAGGCCTGCAACCAGATCGTCGTGGGCGTCACCATCCAGGCGGTCAGCGAGGCGCTGGTGCTGGCCGAGCGGGCCGGGGTGGACCCGGCGCGCGTGCGTCAGGCCCTGCTGGGCGGCTTCGCTCAGAGCCGCATCCTCGACATCCACGGCGCCCGCATCCTGCAGGGCGACTTCCAGCCCGGCTTCAAGGTGCGGCTGCATCGCAAGGATCTGGGGATCGCCCTGGCGACCGGCCGATCCTTGGGCGTGCCGCTGCTGGCTACGGCGCTGGTCAGCGAGCTGTTGGGCGCGCTGGAGGCCAGGGGCCGGGGCGAGTGGGACCACGCCTCTCTGGCGACACTGGCCCGTGAGCTGGCGGGCACACCGCCGGGAGGGCCGGCGGCGTGA